One genomic segment of Anguilla anguilla isolate fAngAng1 chromosome 2, fAngAng1.pri, whole genome shotgun sequence includes these proteins:
- the agt gene encoding angiotensinogen: MHKLLSYFILIIWLSSVVTNRVYVHPFGLFALDNVSCETVEAQVEKPLKTVELIHIEPQDSIEPDIHTQKGVESRKQSITQHISVLASLQNSLGLRLYQALKKQKTTNTLFSPVNTFGTLVNFYLGASKHTAKNLQQFLGLVKETDSEKCVSLFDGHKVLQTLHDISSLAKGTEDELRTVTWTFVSRKADLSEDFALGTQDLSDASYIRAVDFSKPQEAEARVNSFIQTMSSGKIKHLFKDIRPSSDLLFASSIHFKGNWGNAFQPEVTSLQEFWVDEKTSIKVPLMTHTGNYNYLNDKGGKCAVVKLPLSKKTYMLLVLPHEGTHLDHIEAKLSTTLISTWHQHLKEGLLKLSVPKFSIDTVNDLKVTLSHMKLPDLLGRGASFQRLSTKENFTVDQVLNKVTLEMSGDGSEDLDRTQNAGPALKLTVNRPFLFTIVEGNSDAILLLGRVTNPTQ, translated from the exons atgcataaactaTTGAGTTATTTTATCCTGATTATATGGCTCTCCTCTGTCGTGACCAACCGTGTGTATGTACACCCCTTTGGCCTGTTTGCCTTGGACAATGTCAGTTGCGAGACTGTAGAGGCCCAAGTTGAGAAGCCCTTGAAGACAGTTGAACTAATTCACATAGAACCACAGGACAGCATAGAGCCTGACATCCACACGCAAAAAGGCGTGGAGAGCAGGAAGCAAAGCATCACCCAACATATCTCAGTTCTTGCCAGCCTACAAAATTCCCTCGGCCTGAGGCTTTACCAAGCCTTAAAGAAACAGAAGACCACAAACACCCTGTTCTCGCCCGTCAACACCTTCGGAACACTAGTTAACTTCTACCTTGGGGCCTCCAAGCATACTGCCAAGAACCTCCAGCAGTTCTTGGGGCTGGTCAAAGAGACGGattcagaaaaatgtgtttccctGTTTGACGGACACAAGGTGCTCCAAACCCTTCATGACATCAGCTCCTTAGCCAAAGGGACAGAGGATGAACTCAGGACAGTGACATGGACCTTTGTCAGCAGAAAGGCAGACTTGTCAGAGGACTTTGCCCTGGGCACCCAAGATTTATCAGATGCCTCCTACATCCGAGCAGTGGATTTCTCAaagccccaggaggctgaagcCAGGGTAAACTCCTTTATTCAGACGATGTCCTCAGGGAAAATCAAGCACCTGTTCAAAGACATCAGACCTTCCTCAGATCTCCTGTTTGCCAGCTCCATTCATTTCAAGG GGAACTGGGGAAATGCATTCCAACCCGAGGTCACTTCCCTACAGGAGTTCTGGGTCGATGAAAAAACCAGTATTAAGGTGCCCCTGATGACGCACACTGGAAACTACAATTATCTAAATGACAAAGGCGGGAAGTGCGCCGTTGTCAAACTTCCCTTGAGCAAGAAGACCTACATGCTTCTGGTGCTGCCCCATGAGGGGACTCATCTTGATCACATAGAGGCTAAACTGTCAACCACTCTCATCTCCACATGGCATCAACACCTGAAGGAAGG ACTCCTGAAGTTGTCCGTCCCCAAGTTTTCCATTGACACTGTGAATGACCTCAAggtcactctctctcatatgAAGCTTCCAGATTTGCTGGGCAGAGGTGCTAGTTTCCAGAGACTCAGCACCAAAGAAAACTTCACTGTTGACCAG GTACTGAACAAGGTGACATTGGAAATGTCTGGAGATGGATCTGAAGACCTGGACAGGACCCAGAATGCAGGACCTGCCCTGAAGCTCACAGTAAACAGGCCCTTCCTGTTTACCATCGTGGAGGGCAACTCGGATGCCATCCTTCTGTTGGGGAGAGTGACTAACCCTACCCAGTGa